The Candidatus Poribacteria bacterium genome includes a window with the following:
- a CDS encoding DUF4411 family protein, with the protein MNSLLNQGQVIYSLDTSALIAAFHERYPIENFPSFWRKIEALIKNGQLKMSQIVFDEAMRDTEIKQWCDENQLKPDFQVVIDESVQEQVSEVLSEFPRLVDNRTGKSGADPWVIALALTIENCVVVTEENPTHSQNRPKIPDVCVHFNLQCFKIVDLIEKENWIF; encoded by the coding sequence ATGAATTCGTTGCTTAACCAAGGCCAGGTAATTTACAGTCTTGATACGAGCGCGCTGATCGCCGCTTTTCATGAACGATACCCCATCGAAAACTTTCCTTCTTTTTGGCGTAAAATTGAGGCTCTGATAAAAAACGGTCAACTGAAAATGTCGCAAATTGTTTTTGACGAAGCGATGAGAGATACAGAGATCAAGCAATGGTGCGATGAGAATCAATTAAAGCCAGACTTTCAAGTGGTTATTGATGAATCAGTGCAGGAGCAAGTCAGTGAAGTCCTATCGGAATTTCCAAGATTGGTGGACAATCGGACAGGGAAATCAGGTGCCGACCCGTGGGTTATTGCGTTGGCACTCACTATTGAGAACTGTGTTGTCGTAACAGAAGAAAACCCTACACATAGCCAAAATAGACCGAAAATTCCTGATGTTTGCGTTCATTTTAATCTTCAGTGTTTCAAAATAGTAGACTTGATAGAAAAAGAAAACTGGATCTTTTAA